From the Leifsonia sp. AG29 genome, one window contains:
- a CDS encoding sirohydrochlorin chelatase, translating into MIALLTVSHGTSDPVGQRAVADFAAAVHGQIGADLAAHAFVDVQQPDLAEALGALPADASVIVLPLLLSRGYHLGHDIPEAVAPFGDRVVVAGALGPDVRLGALLRRRILEAGATPADSIVLAVAGSSDADGVDDGREAGLLLCQTAGRSVTVGFLSAAEPNLPTAVARSASSSGGARVVAASYLLAPGYFQDLVHKSGADLVTEPLLRAGREPEWELVAVARDRYSAALSSLTASDADRPRRTSETTDTATP; encoded by the coding sequence ATGATCGCGCTCCTGACCGTCTCGCACGGGACGTCCGACCCCGTGGGCCAGCGCGCCGTCGCCGACTTCGCGGCCGCCGTCCACGGGCAGATCGGCGCCGACCTGGCGGCGCACGCGTTCGTCGACGTGCAGCAGCCCGACCTGGCGGAGGCGCTGGGCGCCCTGCCGGCGGACGCCTCCGTCATCGTCCTGCCGCTCCTGCTCAGCCGCGGGTATCACCTCGGGCACGACATCCCGGAAGCCGTCGCGCCCTTCGGCGACCGCGTCGTCGTCGCGGGTGCGCTCGGGCCCGACGTCCGGCTCGGCGCCCTCCTCCGGCGGCGGATCCTGGAGGCGGGCGCGACTCCCGCGGACAGCATCGTGCTGGCCGTCGCCGGGTCGAGCGACGCGGACGGCGTGGACGACGGGCGGGAGGCGGGGCTGCTGTTGTGCCAGACGGCCGGGCGGTCCGTGACGGTCGGCTTCCTGAGCGCCGCCGAGCCGAACCTCCCCACGGCGGTCGCCCGGAGCGCCTCGTCGTCGGGCGGCGCGCGTGTCGTCGCCGCGAGCTACCTGCTCGCGCCGGGCTACTTCCAGGATCTGGTGCACAAGTCGGGGGCGGACCTCGTCACGGAGCCGCTCCTCCGCGCGGGGCGCGAACCGGAGTGGGAGCTCGTGGCCGTCGCCCGCGACCGCTACTCCGCCGCGCTCTCCTCGCTTACCGCGTCCGACGCTGACCGGCCCCGGCGCACCAGCGAGACGACGGACACCGCGACGCCGTAG
- a CDS encoding ROK family transcriptional regulator, with protein MKPQELRAELARAVLMHGPISRTELADRLQLSQPSLTRLSKPYLDAGLFIELDAQPDGSVGRPTRPLDIRRDAARIVGVKLTGEAAIGVLTDLRADVLSVQERPLPSHEVAEVVAEVAALVSALAAGGERPAGLGVTVGGRVARDRLVTRAPFLGWRDVELADLLEEATGIPTVVENDVVGLTEAEHWFGLARGLADFSLITIGVGVGYGLVVHDRVVSTPDTGLGLGGHIPLDPAGPRCFEGHPGCTTAMLSIPSIEAQAAAALGRSTPYEEVLELAHDDGSPVAPIVHRAAWALGRLMGLSANLTMQPVIVLSGDGIALWEHESERVLASLRADRDPEALPVEVRVDTSGFEAWSRGAAALAIQSYLGARSTGAMLHTA; from the coding sequence ATGAAGCCGCAAGAGCTCCGCGCCGAGCTCGCCCGCGCCGTCCTTATGCACGGGCCGATCTCGCGGACCGAGCTCGCAGACCGCCTCCAGCTGTCGCAGCCCTCCCTGACCCGCTTGAGCAAGCCCTACCTCGACGCGGGCCTGTTCATCGAGCTCGACGCCCAGCCGGACGGGAGCGTCGGCCGGCCCACCCGACCGCTCGACATCCGGCGCGACGCCGCCCGCATCGTCGGCGTCAAGCTGACCGGCGAGGCCGCGATCGGCGTGCTCACCGACCTGCGCGCCGACGTGCTGTCGGTTCAGGAGCGCCCCCTCCCGTCGCACGAGGTGGCCGAAGTCGTCGCCGAAGTCGCCGCGCTCGTGTCGGCGCTCGCCGCCGGAGGGGAGCGCCCGGCGGGCCTCGGCGTCACCGTGGGCGGTCGCGTCGCGCGTGACCGGCTGGTGACCCGCGCACCCTTCCTGGGCTGGAGGGACGTCGAGCTGGCCGATCTCCTCGAAGAGGCCACGGGCATTCCGACGGTCGTCGAGAACGACGTGGTCGGTCTCACCGAAGCGGAGCACTGGTTCGGCCTCGCAAGGGGTCTCGCCGACTTCTCGCTCATCACGATCGGCGTCGGCGTCGGCTACGGTCTCGTCGTGCACGACCGCGTGGTCTCGACCCCCGACACGGGCCTCGGGCTCGGCGGCCACATCCCGCTCGATCCCGCTGGGCCACGGTGTTTCGAGGGTCATCCTGGGTGCACCACGGCGATGCTGAGCATCCCCAGCATCGAGGCGCAGGCTGCGGCCGCTCTCGGCCGCAGCACTCCCTACGAGGAGGTGCTCGAACTGGCCCACGATGACGGGTCGCCGGTCGCCCCTATCGTCCACCGCGCGGCGTGGGCGCTCGGCCGGCTCATGGGGCTGAGCGCGAACCTGACGATGCAGCCGGTCATCGTGCTCTCGGGCGATGGCATCGCCCTGTGGGAGCACGAGAGCGAGCGGGTGCTCGCCTCCCTCCGCGCCGATCGCGACCCCGAGGCGCTTCCGGTGGAGGTGCGGGTCGACACCTCCGGCTTCGAGGCGTGGTCGCGGGGTGCGGCCGCGCTCGCCATCCAGTCGTACCTCGGTGCCCGGAGCACGGGCGCGATGCTTCACACGGCGTAA
- a CDS encoding alpha-galactosidase, giving the protein MRRSDQHAGTAPAPDTVHLRNGGTSLILEARDTGLPGIVYWGAELAAADAAAVALAARPQRVSGGLDRTPQLSLLATDATGWSATPGIAGHRPDGRGFDLLFSTTAMEARGSSVTVNGADTEAGISVTVELEVTDAGLLKQRATLHNTAETPFVLDDLLLAFPVPTDTAEILDTTGHHLRERFPQRRDFTYGTHLRESRRGRPGADSTLLLAAGVRAFGFERGLVHAIHVAWSGNHRVLAERTTTGDSFLAGGELLLPGEGTLAAGGAYTTPWVIGSWGDGLDELSGRFHRELRSRPGHPSRPRPVTLNTWEAVYFDHDLSRLIELAEAGASVGVERYVLDDGWFSGRRGDTAGLGDWFVDTTVWPDGLHPIVDRVHELGMEFGLWVEPEMVNLDSDLAREHPDWLLRGRNDLPVAGRQQYVLDLANPDAYAYIEQRLEALLQEYDIAYLKWDHNRDVTEPGDGPGGRARVHDGVLALYRLLASLKERHPGLEIETCASGGARVDLGILEHTDRIWTSDCLDPLERLTIQKYTGLVVPPELMGAHLTSPVVHSTGRTVSLELSAGVALFGHFGIEWDLTRLDRPALDRIAAWVERYKEVRELIAAGRPLHSDVADPALDVRGVVAPDGARALVTITQVTSSASHPVAPVRIPGLDPERVYAVSVLAPENRQDRPGQSPLPWEHEPLELSGLALATAGLRPPVLFPQGLVLLSLDAVG; this is encoded by the coding sequence ATGCGACGAAGCGATCAGCACGCCGGCACGGCCCCCGCGCCCGACACCGTCCACCTCCGCAACGGCGGCACGAGCCTCATCCTCGAGGCGCGCGACACCGGGCTGCCGGGGATCGTCTATTGGGGTGCCGAACTCGCCGCCGCGGACGCTGCCGCTGTCGCGCTGGCCGCGCGTCCGCAGCGCGTGTCGGGCGGTCTCGACCGCACTCCTCAGCTCTCTCTGCTCGCGACGGACGCGACCGGGTGGAGCGCCACCCCCGGCATCGCCGGGCACCGCCCGGACGGCCGCGGTTTCGACCTGCTCTTCTCGACGACGGCAATGGAGGCGCGTGGCAGCTCGGTCACCGTGAACGGAGCCGACACGGAGGCGGGGATCTCGGTCACCGTGGAGCTCGAGGTCACCGACGCGGGCCTCCTGAAGCAGCGCGCCACGCTTCACAACACCGCCGAGACGCCGTTCGTGCTCGACGACCTCCTCCTCGCGTTCCCGGTGCCGACCGACACGGCCGAGATCCTCGACACCACCGGGCACCACCTCCGCGAGCGGTTCCCGCAGCGCCGCGACTTCACCTACGGCACGCACCTCCGGGAGAGCCGCCGCGGCCGCCCGGGTGCCGACTCGACTCTCCTGCTCGCCGCCGGCGTCCGCGCCTTCGGCTTCGAGCGCGGACTGGTGCACGCGATCCACGTGGCCTGGAGCGGCAACCACCGGGTCCTCGCCGAGCGGACGACGACCGGCGACTCGTTCCTCGCGGGCGGCGAGCTCCTCCTCCCCGGTGAGGGCACGCTGGCGGCGGGAGGCGCCTACACGACGCCCTGGGTCATCGGCTCGTGGGGCGACGGGCTCGACGAGCTGTCGGGACGGTTCCACCGGGAGCTCCGGAGCCGACCCGGTCACCCGTCGCGACCCCGCCCTGTGACGCTGAACACCTGGGAGGCCGTCTACTTCGACCACGACCTGAGCCGACTCATCGAGCTCGCCGAGGCCGGCGCCTCCGTCGGCGTCGAGCGCTACGTGCTCGACGACGGCTGGTTCTCGGGCCGCCGCGGCGACACCGCCGGACTCGGCGACTGGTTCGTCGACACCACCGTGTGGCCCGACGGCCTGCACCCGATCGTCGACCGGGTGCACGAGCTGGGCATGGAGTTCGGCCTCTGGGTCGAGCCCGAGATGGTGAACCTCGACAGCGACCTCGCCCGCGAGCACCCCGACTGGCTCCTGCGCGGACGGAACGACCTCCCCGTCGCGGGCAGACAGCAGTACGTGCTCGACCTCGCCAATCCCGACGCCTACGCGTACATCGAGCAGCGACTGGAGGCGCTCCTCCAGGAGTACGACATCGCCTACCTCAAGTGGGACCACAACCGCGATGTGACGGAGCCTGGCGACGGACCCGGCGGCCGCGCCCGTGTGCACGACGGCGTCCTCGCGCTCTACCGGCTGCTCGCCTCCCTCAAGGAACGGCACCCCGGACTCGAGATCGAGACCTGCGCTTCGGGAGGCGCGCGCGTCGACCTCGGCATCCTGGAGCACACCGACCGCATCTGGACGAGCGACTGCCTCGACCCGCTCGAGCGACTGACCATCCAGAAATACACGGGCCTGGTCGTGCCTCCTGAGCTGATGGGCGCGCACCTCACGAGCCCGGTCGTCCACTCGACCGGCCGCACGGTGTCGCTCGAGCTGAGCGCGGGCGTCGCCCTGTTCGGCCACTTCGGCATCGAGTGGGACCTCACCCGGCTCGACCGGCCGGCTCTCGACCGCATCGCCGCCTGGGTCGAGCGGTACAAGGAGGTGCGGGAGCTCATCGCCGCCGGTCGCCCCCTCCACTCCGACGTCGCCGACCCGGCCCTCGACGTGCGGGGCGTGGTCGCGCCGGACGGAGCGCGCGCCCTCGTCACGATCACGCAGGTCACCTCGAGCGCGAGCCACCCGGTCGCGCCGGTCCGCATCCCGGGGCTCGACCCGGAACGGGTCTACGCCGTTTCGGTTCTCGCGCCGGAGAACCGGCAGGACCGGCCCGGGCAGTCGCCACTGCCGTGGGAGCACGAGCCGCTGGAGCTCAGCGGGCTGGCCCTCGCCACGGCGGGTCTGCGGCCGCCCGTGCTGTTCCCGCAGGGTCTCGTCCTGCTGTCGCTCGACGCGGTCGGCTGA
- the treS gene encoding maltose alpha-D-glucosyltransferase encodes MEDEPVETASIAEPEAPVEPEAPVEPETPVEPEATEITYDEQLYPARPRRLRPRANLRSGTLRRSFADPRAANGQNPAYIEWLVRQSMLKDADVLSRQLSGSPSMWRHPYARPDARRAVSISDVWFTAYPISLITRPNESFLTSLADPELWTVFEQIGINGLHTGPVKRAGGIRGWQQTPSGDGHFDRIGTQIDPAFGDEETFRRLTDVAEEHGGSVIDDIVPGHTGKGADFRLAEMAYKDYPGIYHMVEIPPEEWHLLPDVPEGRDSVNLDPATEASLADRGYIIGELQRVIFYSPGVKETNWSVTAPVLGVDGVTRRWVYLHYFKEGQPSVNWLDPTFSGMRLVIGDALHSLGDLGTSALRLDANGFLGVEKSVEGMPAWSEGHPLSHAANHVIAGMVRKVGGFTFQELNLTVEDIRDTGAVGADLSYDFINRPAYHHALATGDTEFLRLTLRTSLETGVEPVSLVHGMQNHDELTYELVHWATLHKDDLYPFRYQEVTGGELAEIIRGDLTAALTGDAADYNLVFTTNGIACTTASLIAATQGHTTLDSITAEDVPAIRDAHLLLAAFNAWQPGVFALSGWDLLGALTLPRDEVADLIADGDTRWVERGAHDLLGVAPDAERSASGMPRARSLYGILPDQLRDPESFASRLRRLLELRSRYGIASGRQIDVPDVAHPGMLVLVHELDELDDQGLPTVQLTVLNMTGAEVDGTVRSEALPLGATVIDADDDSEFATVDNLASFPLRIGPYGARFLVLRRAPEEAEAARG; translated from the coding sequence GTGGAGGACGAGCCGGTCGAGACGGCCAGCATTGCCGAGCCGGAGGCCCCGGTCGAGCCGGAGGCCCCGGTCGAGCCGGAGACTCCGGTGGAGCCGGAGGCGACGGAGATCACCTACGACGAGCAGCTGTACCCGGCGCGGCCCAGGCGCCTGCGCCCGCGCGCGAACCTGCGCAGCGGCACGCTGCGTCGCAGCTTCGCCGACCCTCGCGCCGCGAACGGGCAGAACCCCGCCTACATCGAATGGCTGGTCCGCCAGTCGATGCTGAAGGACGCCGACGTGCTGAGCCGTCAGCTCTCGGGCTCGCCGAGCATGTGGCGCCACCCGTACGCGCGTCCCGACGCTCGCCGCGCCGTCTCGATCTCGGACGTGTGGTTCACCGCCTACCCGATCTCGCTGATCACGCGTCCGAACGAGTCGTTTCTCACCTCCCTCGCCGACCCCGAGCTGTGGACGGTCTTCGAGCAGATCGGCATCAACGGCCTCCACACGGGCCCGGTCAAGCGGGCCGGCGGCATCCGCGGCTGGCAGCAGACCCCCAGCGGCGACGGCCACTTCGACCGAATCGGCACGCAGATCGACCCCGCGTTCGGCGACGAGGAGACCTTCCGGCGCCTGACCGACGTGGCCGAGGAGCACGGCGGCAGCGTCATCGACGACATCGTCCCCGGCCACACCGGCAAGGGGGCGGACTTCCGCCTCGCCGAGATGGCGTACAAGGACTACCCCGGCATCTACCACATGGTCGAGATCCCGCCGGAGGAGTGGCACCTCCTGCCGGACGTGCCCGAGGGGCGTGACTCGGTGAACCTCGACCCCGCCACCGAGGCCTCGCTCGCCGACCGCGGCTACATCATCGGGGAGCTCCAGCGCGTCATCTTCTACTCGCCCGGCGTGAAGGAGACCAACTGGAGCGTCACCGCGCCGGTGCTCGGCGTCGACGGCGTCACGCGCCGCTGGGTGTACCTCCACTACTTCAAGGAGGGACAGCCCTCGGTCAACTGGCTCGACCCGACCTTCTCGGGCATGCGGCTCGTGATCGGCGACGCACTGCACTCGCTAGGCGACCTCGGCACGAGTGCGCTGCGGCTCGACGCGAACGGTTTCCTCGGCGTGGAGAAGAGCGTGGAGGGAATGCCCGCCTGGTCGGAGGGCCACCCGCTGTCGCACGCCGCGAACCACGTCATCGCGGGCATGGTGCGCAAGGTGGGCGGCTTCACGTTCCAGGAGCTCAACCTCACGGTGGAGGACATCCGCGACACCGGAGCCGTCGGCGCCGACCTGTCGTACGACTTCATCAACCGCCCCGCCTACCACCACGCCCTCGCAACCGGCGACACCGAGTTCCTGCGGCTGACGCTGCGCACCTCCCTCGAGACCGGCGTCGAGCCGGTGAGCCTGGTGCACGGCATGCAGAACCACGACGAGCTCACCTACGAGCTCGTGCACTGGGCGACCCTCCACAAGGACGATCTCTACCCGTTCCGCTACCAGGAGGTGACCGGGGGCGAGCTCGCCGAGATCATCCGCGGCGACCTGACCGCTGCGCTCACCGGCGACGCGGCTGACTACAACCTCGTGTTCACGACCAATGGGATTGCCTGCACCACCGCCTCCCTCATCGCGGCGACCCAGGGGCACACGACGCTCGACTCGATCACCGCGGAGGACGTGCCCGCGATCCGGGACGCGCACCTCCTGCTCGCGGCGTTCAACGCGTGGCAGCCGGGAGTGTTCGCGCTCTCGGGATGGGACCTGCTCGGGGCCCTGACGCTCCCGCGCGACGAGGTCGCGGACCTGATCGCCGACGGCGACACCCGGTGGGTGGAGCGCGGCGCCCACGATCTGCTCGGGGTGGCCCCCGACGCGGAGCGGTCGGCGTCGGGTATGCCGCGGGCACGCTCGCTGTACGGGATCCTGCCCGATCAGCTGCGCGACCCGGAATCGTTCGCCAGCCGGCTGCGACGGCTGCTGGAGCTGCGCTCGCGGTACGGCATCGCGAGCGGGCGCCAGATCGACGTGCCCGATGTCGCGCACCCCGGGATGCTCGTGCTCGTGCATGAGCTCGACGAGCTCGACGACCAGGGGCTGCCGACCGTGCAGCTGACCGTGCTCAACATGACGGGCGCCGAGGTCGACGGGACCGTGCGGTCGGAGGCGCTGCCGCTCGGCGCGACCGTCATCGACGCGGACGACGACAGCGAGTTCGCAACGGTCGACAACCTGGCGAGCTTCCCGCTGCGGATCGGCCCGTACGGTGCGCGGTTCCTGGTGCTGCGGCGGGCGCCCGAGGAGGCGGAAGCCGCTCGCGGGTAG
- the ligD gene encoding non-homologous end-joining DNA ligase, which translates to MPTSAAQTVEVDGRRLRVSNLDKVLYPETGTTKADVIAYYLAIAPALIPYAANRALTRKRWPNGVGTEEEPLPAFFEKDLGNGVPDWVQRRTIEHSSGPKQYPLVEDRATLAWLAQAAALELHVPQWQFARSGGARNPDRMVLDFDPGPGVDLPTTAGVALLAKDILEGMGLTPFPVTSGSKGIHVYAALDGSLTSDQVSAVAHELARALEADNPDLIVSDMKKSLREGRVLIDWSQNNGKKTTIAPYSLRGRPHPTVAAPRTWEELREPGLAHLLYSEVLERYESIGDPLAPLLRSRDAGLEPTPEHMARFVSTPEAQDRLAKYRSMRDAAKTPEPVPDDLGLPGSGRSFVIQEHHARRLHYDFRLEHDGVLVSWAIPKGPPTDPKVNHLAVPTEDHPLEYGTFEGEIPKGEYGGGLVKIWDAGEYDVEKWRDGKEVIAVLHGRPDGGLGGEPRRFALIHTGQAGDEKNWMIHLMVDKAHAAATAAQPEPAPMGVMLTKSATRLPGAGALPGGTRYEPRWDGVRMVVTAAEDGAVQLWSAQQEALTASFPELVEAADGQVPPGCSVDGVAVRWAGERLDPDSLERRLTAPAKTVRRLADEEPANYVAFDLLTVAGTDLRDRPYSVRRQLLEELAKGWTPPLSLSPSTDDPEVAKGWRRDLAPAGIDGVVAKGADQAYEAGRREWVEVRSQTGGRTG; encoded by the coding sequence ATGCCGACGTCTGCCGCACAGACGGTCGAGGTCGACGGCCGTCGCCTCCGGGTCAGCAACCTCGACAAGGTGCTCTACCCCGAGACCGGCACCACGAAGGCCGACGTCATCGCCTACTACCTGGCCATCGCACCGGCCCTCATCCCGTACGCCGCGAACCGCGCCCTCACGCGCAAGCGCTGGCCGAACGGCGTCGGCACCGAAGAGGAGCCGCTGCCCGCCTTCTTCGAGAAGGACCTCGGCAACGGCGTGCCCGATTGGGTGCAGCGGCGGACCATCGAGCACTCGTCCGGGCCGAAGCAGTACCCGCTGGTCGAGGACCGAGCGACGCTGGCATGGCTGGCCCAGGCGGCGGCGCTCGAGCTGCACGTGCCGCAGTGGCAGTTCGCCCGGTCGGGAGGCGCGCGCAACCCGGACCGCATGGTGCTCGACTTCGACCCGGGACCCGGCGTGGATCTGCCGACGACGGCGGGTGTCGCGCTGCTCGCGAAGGACATCCTGGAGGGAATGGGCCTGACGCCCTTCCCGGTCACCTCGGGCTCGAAGGGCATCCACGTGTACGCGGCGCTCGACGGGTCGCTCACCAGCGACCAGGTGTCGGCGGTCGCGCACGAGCTCGCCCGCGCTCTGGAGGCGGACAACCCGGACCTGATCGTGTCGGACATGAAGAAGTCCCTCCGCGAGGGCCGGGTGCTCATCGACTGGTCGCAGAACAACGGCAAGAAGACCACGATCGCGCCGTATTCGCTGCGTGGGAGGCCCCATCCGACCGTTGCCGCGCCGCGCACCTGGGAGGAGCTGCGCGAGCCCGGCCTCGCGCACCTCCTGTACTCGGAGGTGCTCGAGCGGTACGAGAGCATCGGCGACCCGCTCGCGCCCCTCCTGCGCTCGCGCGACGCCGGCCTCGAGCCGACGCCCGAGCACATGGCGAGGTTCGTCTCGACGCCGGAGGCGCAGGACCGGCTCGCGAAGTACCGCTCGATGCGCGATGCGGCGAAGACGCCGGAGCCCGTCCCCGACGACCTCGGACTCCCTGGATCCGGGCGCTCGTTCGTCATTCAGGAGCACCACGCCCGGCGCCTCCACTACGACTTCCGGCTCGAGCACGACGGAGTGCTGGTCTCGTGGGCGATTCCGAAGGGCCCGCCGACCGACCCCAAGGTGAATCACCTCGCGGTGCCGACGGAGGACCACCCGCTCGAGTACGGCACGTTCGAGGGCGAGATCCCGAAGGGCGAGTACGGCGGCGGCCTCGTCAAGATCTGGGACGCCGGCGAGTACGACGTCGAGAAGTGGAGGGACGGCAAAGAGGTCATCGCGGTCCTGCACGGGCGCCCGGACGGCGGGCTCGGCGGCGAGCCGCGGAGGTTCGCGCTGATCCACACGGGTCAGGCGGGAGACGAGAAGAACTGGATGATCCACCTCATGGTGGACAAGGCGCACGCGGCGGCGACGGCGGCGCAGCCCGAGCCGGCCCCGATGGGCGTGATGCTTACGAAGAGCGCCACCCGCCTCCCCGGCGCGGGCGCCCTGCCGGGAGGGACCCGCTACGAGCCGAGGTGGGACGGCGTCCGCATGGTCGTCACCGCCGCAGAAGACGGTGCCGTGCAGTTGTGGTCGGCGCAGCAGGAGGCGCTGACCGCCTCCTTCCCCGAACTCGTCGAGGCCGCGGACGGCCAGGTCCCGCCCGGCTGCTCTGTCGACGGCGTGGCCGTCCGCTGGGCCGGTGAGCGCCTCGACCCAGACTCGCTCGAGCGGCGGTTGACGGCCCCGGCGAAGACCGTCCGCCGCCTCGCCGACGAGGAACCCGCGAACTACGTCGCTTTCGACCTCCTCACGGTGGCCGGCACGGACCTCCGTGACCGGCCCTACTCGGTGCGCCGACAACTGCTCGAGGAGCTCGCGAAGGGCTGGACGCCTCCACTCTCGCTCTCGCCGTCCACCGACGACCCTGAGGTTGCGAAGGGCTGGAGGCGCGATCTGGCCCCGGCCGGCATCGACGGCGTCGTCGCGAAGGGCGCCGACCAGGCGTACGAGGCTGGTCGGCGGGAGTGGGTCGAAGTCCGAAGTCAGACCGGCGGGCGCACCGGGTGA